The following coding sequences lie in one Saccharopolyspora hordei genomic window:
- a CDS encoding IS30 family transposase encodes MFEIRQDRSPQGCKKLLAEREVYFDLVARGVGTVEACRIVGVSRTTGYRWRFGRRAGRGTTCSCAPPSPPARARPEVSSRFLSQDERLVIADLRRAGLGVRAIAGELGRDPGTISRELRRNSHPGSGDYRPYAAQARAEARRARPKTGKIAAHPELRERVQGMLDDRYSPEQISHRLRRDHPDRPELHVTHETIYQALYVQGRGGLRRELARALRTGRTVRRPRRTTEQRQSRFTAPMLMISDRPAEVADRAVPGHWEGDLILGAGGASAIGTLVERTTRYVLLVHLPERHDAETVRDGLITTIQTLPTHLKRSLTWDQGAEMSRHHEFTLATNIPVYFCDPHSPWQRGSNENTNGLLRQYFPKGSDLSVHTPDDLAAVAAQLNRRPRKTLGWDTPAERLTKLLTQTN; translated from the coding sequence GTGTTCGAGATCCGTCAGGACAGGTCGCCTCAGGGGTGTAAGAAGTTGCTTGCTGAGCGCGAGGTCTATTTTGATCTTGTGGCGCGGGGTGTGGGCACGGTTGAGGCATGCCGGATCGTGGGGGTCAGCCGCACGACCGGGTATCGGTGGCGATTCGGCCGACGGGCGGGGCGTGGGACCACGTGTTCTTGCGCCCCGCCGTCACCTCCGGCTCGTGCCCGGCCCGAGGTGTCGTCCCGGTTTTTGTCTCAGGACGAGCGGCTGGTGATCGCTGACCTGCGTCGGGCCGGCCTGGGTGTGCGGGCCATCGCAGGCGAGCTGGGGCGTGATCCTGGCACGATCAGCCGGGAGCTGCGGCGCAACAGTCATCCCGGTAGCGGTGACTACCGGCCCTATGCCGCTCAGGCTCGCGCCGAGGCGCGCCGCGCCCGGCCGAAGACCGGCAAGATCGCCGCCCATCCCGAATTGCGTGAACGGGTGCAGGGCATGCTCGACGACCGGTACAGCCCGGAGCAGATCAGCCATCGGCTGCGCCGGGACCATCCCGACCGCCCGGAGCTGCACGTGACCCACGAGACGATCTACCAGGCCCTTTATGTCCAAGGTCGCGGCGGACTGCGTCGTGAACTGGCCCGGGCGCTGCGCACCGGCCGTACGGTGCGCCGACCCCGCCGGACCACCGAGCAACGCCAGTCCCGCTTCACCGCACCGATGCTGATGATCAGCGACCGCCCGGCCGAGGTCGCGGACCGGGCCGTGCCCGGCCACTGGGAAGGTGACCTGATCCTCGGTGCCGGCGGGGCATCCGCGATCGGCACACTGGTCGAGCGCACCACCCGCTACGTGCTGCTGGTCCACCTGCCAGAACGACACGACGCCGAAACCGTCCGCGACGGCCTCATCACCACCATCCAGACACTGCCCACCCACCTGAAACGGTCCCTGACCTGGGACCAAGGCGCTGAGATGAGCCGCCACCACGAGTTCACCCTCGCCACCAACATCCCGGTCTACTTCTGCGACCCTCACTCGCCCTGGCAACGCGGCAGCAACGAAAACACCAACGGCCTGCTCCGCCAGTACTTCCCCAAAGGCAGCGACCTCTCTGTCCACACCCCCGACGACCTCGCCGCCGTCGCCGCCCAACTCAACCGCCGACCACGCAAAACGCTCGGCTGGGACACCCCAGCCGAGCGCCTGACTAAACTCCTGACCCAAACCAATTGA